The genomic window TAGCCGGCCTCGAACTTCTTGATCAGCTCGGACTGCACGCCGCCGATGAAGCCGACCTGCTTGGTCTTGGTCTTGCTGGCCGCGGCTATGCCGGCCAGGTACGAGCTCTGCTGCTCGGTGAACTCCAGCGAGGTCACGTTGCTCGGCTGGGTGGAGGAGTCGGAGTCGATGATCGCGAACTTGACGTTCGGGTTCTCCTTGGCGACCTTCTCGACGGTCGCCTGGTACACGAAGCCGACCGCGATGATCGGGTTGTAGCCGGCGTGGACCAGCGTCTCGAGGCGGGTCTCCTTGTCGGAGTCGGCCTCACCGGGCTTGGCCTCGGCCTCGTTGGTCTGCAGACCGAACTCGGCCTTGGCCTTGTCCAGGCCCGCGGCGGCGAGGTCGTTGAAGCCCTGGTCGCCACGGCCGCCGACGTCGTAGGCCATACCGACCTTGATGCCGGAGCCGCCGGCGGAGGCGGTGGTGGAGCTGTTGCTCTTTGCGCCGCAAGCGGCGAGCGAGGCGATGCCCAGGGAACCCGAGAGCACAACCGCGGCGAGCTTTACTGAACGGCGCAAGGGAGTTTCTCCTTCTCACACACCCGTTTGGCGTGGTCGGACGTCACCGTAACGCGCGTAGAACACGGTTGGGTTACGGGTTGCCCGGCCCCTCGGGTTGTTATCAAACCGTGGCACGGATGCCCATGAGGTGAACGTTGCACCCCGGTGAGCAGGCCCAGTCTCGCATGGCCCTACTCACGATCCGCGCCCCAGTTCGACTCCCTGTCACTACCCCCTGCTACTGTCCGGTAGCCCTGCCGTCCGCCTCAGACCCGGCCGTGTTCCAGCGCGAGCGAGCCGAAGAGTTCGACGCCGATCGCGATCGCCCGCTCGTCCACGTCGAACCGGCCCTGGTGCAGGTCGCGCACCCCGGTCTCGTGCGGCGCCCGCACGCCGAGCCGGGCCAGCGCCCCCGGCGCGTGCTCCAGGTACCAGGAGAAGTCCTCGCCCCCCAGGGACTGCTCGGTGCCCTCCACCACCTCTTCACCGGCGGCACCGAACTGACGCGTCATCGCCATCTCCAACTGGGCGATGGACTCCGCCTCGTTCACCACTGGCGGGACGCCGCGCTTGTAGTCCAGGCTCCACTTGGCCCGGTAGGTGTCGGCCATCGAGTCGACCAGCTCGTGCAGCGCGTCCGGCGCCTCCCGCCAGCCGGCCAACTCCAAGCAGCGGACGGTGCCTTCGAGTTCGGCGTGCTGCGGGATCACGTTCGGCGCCGAGCCGGCCTCGATCCGGCCC from Kitasatospora sp. NBC_01250 includes these protein-coding regions:
- a CDS encoding BMP family lipoprotein encodes the protein MRRSVKLAAVVLSGSLGIASLAACGAKSNSSTTASAGGSGIKVGMAYDVGGRGDQGFNDLAAAGLDKAKAEFGLQTNEAEAKPGEADSDKETRLETLVHAGYNPIIAVGFVYQATVEKVAKENPNVKFAIIDSDSSTQPSNVTSLEFTEQQSSYLAGIAAASKTKTKQVGFIGGVQSELIKKFEAGYRAGVASVDPSIKVDVTYLTTPPDFTGFTDPAKGKSAAQGQIDQGADVIYAAAGGSGTGSIQAVSAANKPGKQVWSIGVDTDQAKQTALAPYKDSILTSALKNVDTAVYNYIKSVKDGAPLTGVQRFDLKAGGVGLATTGGHIDDLKAKLDAATQQITSGSITVPTAPSGS